The following are encoded together in the Anaerohalosphaeraceae bacterium genome:
- a CDS encoding DUF721 domain-containing protein translates to MSHSSASFYRIQRLSERPENLREKGPEPLANLVGRFLQERSSELQRAGRVVDAWTAAVPEDLKPYCRLAGVKDGVLSVEVPPGPYLYRFKTLSKDLLGRLQQACPSVRIRSIRLIPAAMPAEETATL, encoded by the coding sequence ATGAGCCATTCTTCTGCGTCTTTTTATCGCATTCAGAGACTCTCGGAGCGTCCGGAGAATCTCCGGGAGAAGGGACCGGAGCCGCTGGCCAATCTGGTCGGCCGTTTTCTGCAGGAGCGGAGCAGCGAGCTGCAGAGGGCCGGACGGGTGGTGGATGCCTGGACGGCGGCTGTCCCGGAGGACCTGAAGCCCTACTGCCGTCTTGCCGGCGTGAAAGACGGCGTTCTTTCCGTTGAGGTGCCGCCCGGGCCTTATCTGTATCGTTTCAAAACACTCTCGAAGGACCTGCTCGGCCGTCTGCAGCAGGCCTGTCCGTCCGTTCGAATCCGTTCGATTCGTCTGATTCCGGCTGCAATGCCGGCCGAAGAGACCGCAACACTATGA